In the genome of Candidatus Rokuibacteriota bacterium, the window CCACCCTCCGGGAATTCGACAGCAATATTAACGGGACGCGAGCTTTCCCCTGTGGTACCGTATTTCGCCTCCAGTTGGCCGTCGCGCTCGATGATGATGAGGGTGCGATCCGTTTTCTCACGTGTGCCCCGCCCTTTAATCTCGCCTTCCCACGTCCCAACCAGCGCCTCTACGCGGGGGTCAGCGGCCTTCGAAGCCTCCAGCCTTTCCTGGGCGCTAGCAGAGACAGCTCCACAAGCAATCACGAGGGCAGTAGCTGTAAAGATGACCGCGGCGAAGTTCATGGCCTAACCTCCTGCCGCCTGTCTCGAGTCCCCCGGCCGTGACCGCAGGGATGAGGCAATCTGGAAGCCACGGGCTACTGCTTGTACTGCGCCGCGAACTCCCTCAGGATCTCGTTCCCCTTCGCCACCGCGTCGTCGAGCCCCTGCTTGGCCGTCTTCTTCCCGGCGAAGATGTTCTCCAGCTCGGTCTCGATGGCGTCGCGGATCTGGACGAAGTTCCCCAGCCTGATCCCCTGACTGTTGACCGTCGGCTTCGCGGAAAGCTGGGAGAAGGCGGTCCACTGCTCGGGGTACTTCTTGAAGTGGTACGCCTCATCCAGGTTCTTCAGCGCGGTATGGGAGATGGCCAGGTACCCGGTCGTGACGTGCCACCACATCTGCTGGTGCGGCTCGGCCAGGAACTTGAAGAACTGGGCCACGCCCTTGTAGTCGGCCGCCTTCTGCCCCTTCATCACCCAGAGCGTGGCGCCTCCGACGATGGCGTTTTGCTTCTTGTACGGCGGACCCCAGTGCGGGAGCTGACTCGTGCCCCAGGCGAACTTCAGCGACTTCTTGAACCCGCCGATGACGGCGGAGGACTGGACCAGCATCGCGCAGTCGCCGTTGATGAACTTCGGGTCGGGCTGCCCCATGCGCCCGCCGTAGGAGTAGATCCCGTCCTTGTGCCAGGCCGCGAGCTGCCCGATGTGCTTCACCCCGAACTCGCCGTTGATCAGGAGCTTGGTGTCGAGCCCGGCGTAGCCGTTCGCATTGGTGGCGAACGGCTGGTCGTGCCAGGGGAAGGTGTTCTCGAGCATGGTCCAGGACGGCCAGGACGTGGTGAAGCCGCACTTGGCCGCACCGGCGGCGAGGATCTTCTTCGAAAACTCACCCACCTGCTTCCACGTGGTCGGTGCCTTTTCGGGATCGAGCCCGGCCTTCTTGAAGGCGTCCTTGTTGTAGTAGAGGATCGGGGAGGAGGAGTTGAACGGCATCGAGTAGAGCTGGCCGTCCCTGGAGTAGTAGCCGGTCACCGGCCGGATGAAGTCGTTCCAGTCGATCTTGATCTCCTGCTCCTTCAGGAGCTGGGAGACTGGATAGACGGCGCCCGAGAGCATCATCGTCTGGGTCCCGACGTCGAAGACCTGGACGATGTGGGGCGGGTTCTTCTGCCGGTAGGCGGCGATGGCGGCGGTGAGGGTCTCCGGGTACGTCCCCTTCCGGAGCGGCTTGACCTCCCACTCGGACTGGGTCTCGTTGAACTGCTTGACCAGCGCGGCCACGGACTCCCCGAGCTGCCCCCCCATGGCGTGCCAGAAATGGATTTCGGTCCTGGCCAGGGCACGGGCTGGGAGCGCCCACACGGCGGCGATCAGCACGACCGAGCACAGGATCCGCGACCAGCGGCGATGTTCTGGGTTCATGTTGGGCCCTCCTCTGTAAAGTGACGACACCCCGCGCCCCGGTTCAGGGCGCTTCAACTATGCCGAAACCGGTGGCTCCGTTCAATAGTCTCGTGGTACGCGGCCAGCTCCGCCTCGAGGCGTCGGGGGCTCCAGCCGAGCAACTCCCCCATCCGCCGGCCGATCGCTTCGGCGCAGTCGAGGCCCTGGCAGGGGCTCAGGCCGATTTCGGTGCGGCGAAGGAGAAAGTCCTGCAGCGAAACGGCCAGCTCTTCGCTGACAGCGTGGTGGAGCTGGGCGACGATCTCCCGGTTCTGGGGACAGAGGCGCTCGGCCCCGTCGGCGAGCTTTCGCGCCAGTTCGAGGACACGAGGGTATCCCCGCCCGTAAGTCTCCACCAGCATCTCTACCGTTTCGCGCGAAACACCCGTCGCCCCCAGCTCGGCAGAGACGTCCATCCACGCCCGCACCTCCAGGCGCGGAGGCTCGTCGGTCCCGTCGAGGGTCCGCCGGGCCGTGGCTGACGGCGCGCGTCGGCCGAGAGCGGCCAGGACCCAGTCCCCGACCTCCTCCGCAAGGCTCCTGAAGCAGGTGAGCTTGGTTCCGGTGATGCTCAGGAATCTCCCGCCGGCCTCGGGGAAGACCCTGTGCTGGCGCGAGACCCTGGATGCGGATTTTCCCTCCTCGAACGTCAGCGGACGCACCCCGGCATAGGTGTAGACCACGTTGGCTTCGGTCATCCGGGGATCGGGGAAGATCCGGCGGGCCTCACCGAGGAGGTAGCTGACCTCCTCCCTGCTCGCCCAGAGGCGGTCGGGGCTGCCGGTGAAGTCGGTGTCCGTGGTCCCCACCAGCGTGAAGCCGCGCCAGGGAATCATGAAGATCATCCGGTCGTCGCGCGCGGACAGGTACACCGCGCACTCGGTCATCCGGGGCATCACGCAGTGGATCCCTTTCGTTGTGCGCACCAGCCGCGGTCCGCGATCGCGGACACCGGCCAGCTCGCGGATCCGGTCGACCCACGGTCCGGTGGCATTCACGATCACCCGCCCGCGGACCGTGTGAACCGTGTCCGCGATGAGATCGCGGACGCGGAGGCCCTCGATCCCCGAGCGACCGCGCACGACCTCCTCGACCTGGGAGTAGTTGAACGCGCGAGCGCCGTGGCGAACGGCCGAGAGGACGTTCTCCAGGCAGAGCCGCTCGGGCGAGAGCAGCAGGTCGTCGAAGTAGTAGCCGGCCCCGAGGAGGTCGTCAGCCCGGATGCCGGGCTCCAGAGCGAGCGCCTCGGGAGCGCGGAGGACGCGGTAGCGCTCGCGCTGCCGGCCGGGCGTCAGCCAATCGTAGAGGGTCAGCCCGATCCTGACCTTGACCAGGCCGCGGGTAGACCACCGGTAGATCGGGACCAGGAAGGGGAGGGGGCGGATCAGCTGGGGGGCCAGCCGCTGGAGCGTCTCCCGCTCGCGAAGCGACTCCCGCACGAGGCCGAAGTCCCAGAGCTCCAGGTAGCGGAGGCCGCCGTGGATCAGCTTGGAGGAGCGGGAGGTGGTGCCGGCGGCGAAGTCGCCCTTCTCGAAGAGGGCGACGGAGGCGCCGCGCAGGGCCAGGTCGCGGGCCACGCCCGCGCCGGCAATCCCGCCGCCGATGATGAGCGCGTCGAAGATCTCACCCTCGAGGCTGGCCGGGCGGGTCAAGGAACCTCGGAGGGGGGCTCCGCCCCCCTTCCGATACCTCCCCCCGTTGCAGTTCGAGCGTGGCGGGTTCGGCCTTGCCGCGAGGCGGGCCACCCGCCGCGCGAGGCCCGAGTTGATTGCGCTGGCCGGGTACCCGCGCCGAAGGCGTGGGTGGGCGCTCGAAAGACCGTGCGGGTCATGGATGGAGGAGCTCCCGAATCGAGCTTAGCACGTGATCGGGGCGGAGGTCCCCGATTCGAGCGTCCTCGGGTGCTGTCACGCCGCTCAGCACCAGGATCGTTCCCAGCCCGAGCTTCTTCCCCATGACGATGTCGGTCTCGATGCGGTCACCCACCATGACGCAAGCCCCAGCGGGCAGGCCCAGGGCCTCCAGCGCGACCTCCAGGATGATCGGCGAGGGCTTGCCGACGATGACCTCGACCCGCTTGCCCGTCACCGCCTCCACGGCCGCGATCATCCCCGCGCAGTCAGGGATCTCGCCCGCCTCGGTCGGGCAGGTGCGGTCGGGGTTGGTGGCGATCAGCCGCGCCCCCCGGCGAACCGCCTGGAGGGCTGTGTTGAGCTTCGCGTAGGTGAAGGTCCGATCGAAGGCGATGACGACCCAGCTCACGTCGGGGGCATCTCGGACGGTCAGGCCATGGGCCTGGAGCTCGGCCACCAGGGGCGGTTCCCCGATCACGAAGCAGGAGGCGCCAGGATCGTGGCGACGCAGGTAGCGGGCGAGCACGAGCGAGGAGTTGATCACCTCGTGCGCAGCCGTGGGAATTCCCAGACGCGTCAGCTTCAGCGCGTACTCCTCCCGCGTCTGGATCGGCTTGTTGGAGAGGAAGACGACCCGTCGGCGGTCCCCACGCAGGGCGGCGATGACTTCGGCGGCCCCGGGAATGAGTCCTTCGCCGCGGTAGATCGTCCCGTCAAGGTCGAACAGCCACCCCTGGTACGGAAAGCGGATCGTCGGCAGGGCCTTACCTGAGCAGCGGGCCCACCGCAGCCTGGGCCAGGTCGAAGAGCGGCGCGGGCATGAGCCCGAGCTGGAAGATTCCCCAGAGGGCGATGCAGAGCGCCAGGCCGCCGGCGAACGAGGGCGCGGGCACGGTCGGCAGGCCCTCGGGCTCGCGCATGTACATGTACACGATCAGCCGGAGGTAGTAGTACGCCGCCACGGCCGAGTTAAGCACCGCGATCACGGCGAGCCAGATGTAGCCGGCGCGGATCGCGGCGGCGAACAGGTAGAACTTCCCGACGAAGCCGGCGGTCGGCGGGATCCCGATGAGGGAGAGGAGGAAGAGCGAGAATGTCAGCGCGAGGACCGGGTGGCGCGCGGCGAGCCCGGAGTAGTCCTGCAGGTCCACGGCCTCCTGGCCGCCGCGCTCGAGCAGCAGGATCACCCCGAAGGCCCCGACCGTGGTGAA includes:
- the ugpB gene encoding sn-glycerol-3-phosphate ABC transporter substrate-binding protein UgpB; its protein translation is MNPEHRRWSRILCSVVLIAAVWALPARALARTEIHFWHAMGGQLGESVAALVKQFNETQSEWEVKPLRKGTYPETLTAAIAAYRQKNPPHIVQVFDVGTQTMMLSGAVYPVSQLLKEQEIKIDWNDFIRPVTGYYSRDGQLYSMPFNSSSPILYYNKDAFKKAGLDPEKAPTTWKQVGEFSKKILAAGAAKCGFTTSWPSWTMLENTFPWHDQPFATNANGYAGLDTKLLINGEFGVKHIGQLAAWHKDGIYSYGGRMGQPDPKFINGDCAMLVQSSAVIGGFKKSLKFAWGTSQLPHWGPPYKKQNAIVGGATLWVMKGQKAADYKGVAQFFKFLAEPHQQMWWHVTTGYLAISHTALKNLDEAYHFKKYPEQWTAFSQLSAKPTVNSQGIRLGNFVQIRDAIETELENIFAGKKTAKQGLDDAVAKGNEILREFAAQYKQ
- a CDS encoding glycerol-3-phosphate dehydrogenase/oxidase, with amino-acid sequence MTRPASLEGEIFDALIIGGGIAGAGVARDLALRGASVALFEKGDFAAGTTSRSSKLIHGGLRYLELWDFGLVRESLRERETLQRLAPQLIRPLPFLVPIYRWSTRGLVKVRIGLTLYDWLTPGRQRERYRVLRAPEALALEPGIRADDLLGAGYYFDDLLLSPERLCLENVLSAVRHGARAFNYSQVEEVVRGRSGIEGLRVRDLIADTVHTVRGRVIVNATGPWVDRIRELAGVRDRGPRLVRTTKGIHCVMPRMTECAVYLSARDDRMIFMIPWRGFTLVGTTDTDFTGSPDRLWASREEVSYLLGEARRIFPDPRMTEANVVYTYAGVRPLTFEEGKSASRVSRQHRVFPEAGGRFLSITGTKLTCFRSLAEEVGDWVLAALGRRAPSATARRTLDGTDEPPRLEVRAWMDVSAELGATGVSRETVEMLVETYGRGYPRVLELARKLADGAERLCPQNREIVAQLHHAVSEELAVSLQDFLLRRTEIGLSPCQGLDCAEAIGRRMGELLGWSPRRLEAELAAYHETIERSHRFRHS
- a CDS encoding HAD-IIA family hydrolase, whose amino-acid sequence is MRFPYQGWLFDLDGTIYRGEGLIPGAAEVIAALRGDRRRVVFLSNKPIQTREEYALKLTRLGIPTAAHEVINSSLVLARYLRRHDPGASCFVIGEPPLVAELQAHGLTVRDAPDVSWVVIAFDRTFTYAKLNTALQAVRRGARLIATNPDRTCPTEAGEIPDCAGMIAAVEAVTGKRVEVIVGKPSPIILEVALEALGLPAGACVMVGDRIETDIVMGKKLGLGTILVLSGVTAPEDARIGDLRPDHVLSSIRELLHP